From Chryseobacterium sp. H1D6B, a single genomic window includes:
- a CDS encoding acetolactate synthase small subunit, giving the protein MNEEKKEYMITAHIENYTGFISRISNIFSRRRINIVSLHAGPSEKSDSRKLIVVVKETEEVIEKLTRQIEKQVDVLEVSYHQNPRRETIQHAN; this is encoded by the coding sequence ATGAATGAAGAAAAAAAAGAATATATGATCACCGCTCATATAGAAAATTACACGGGTTTTATCAGCCGGATCAGCAATATTTTTTCCAGAAGAAGAATCAATATAGTGAGTCTCCATGCCGGTCCTTCAGAAAAATCAGACAGCAGGAAACTCATTGTTGTAGTGAAAGAAACTGAGGAGGTGATAGAAAAACTGACCCGCCAGATAGAAAAACAGGTAGATGTTTTGGAGGTGTCTTACCATCAGAACCCCCGTCGGGAAACAATACAACATGCAAACTAA
- the alaS gene encoding alanine--tRNA ligase, translating to MTSQEIRQKFLDYFKSKDHLIVPSAPIVLKDDPTLMFSNSGMTQFKDFFLGYKEPTAPRIADTQKCLRVSGKHNDLDDVGRDTYHHTMFEMLGNWSFGDYFKKDAINFSWELLTEVYGIPKENLYVTIFEGDSSENLERDQDAYDFWKSHISEDRIINGNKKDNFWEMGESGPCGPCSEIHIDLRTPEEKAKVSGLELVNNDHPQVVEVWNLVFMEFNRKADGTLEKLPKQHVDTGMGFERLCMALQEKSSNYDTDVFTPLIAKVEELSGKKYTGILEDEKDIAIRVVVDHIRAVSFAIADGQLPSNGGAGYVIRRILRRAISYSYRFLGIKEPFLFELVAVLKNQMGTFFPELEKQGNLVTEVIKSEEESFLKTIENGLIRVEKLIQQTISENSKVLPTVEVFELYDTYGFPDDLTRIIAEEKGLTIDEEGFKAEMAKQKQRSKKDSASKVYDWVVLEEKPEVFVGYDQLEAETYITRYRKVENKDGEFYQVVLSNSPFYPEGGGQIGDKGILENAAESFEVLETKKENGLIISLINGLPKDAGAVFYAKVNAADRRNSQANHSVTHLLHEALREVLGTHVEQKGSYVGPDYLRFDFSHFSKMTEEELALVEEKVNQKIKESIALQEFRNIPIKEAIDKGAMALFGEKYGDSVRMIQFGSSKELCGGTHVKNTSEIGHFKLTSESSAAAGIRRIEAISGDQSEEYFNHLEKQFTELSQLLKSKDIVRSIEKLLEENTSLKSEVESLKKEKAKGQISDWKDAYEEKDGKKLLVKKTSLDAGSVKDIVFQLKKDIPSSVTIVLSDADGKPMITVGVSDDLASSYQAGAIIKELAKEIQGGGGGNPGFATAGGKNLAGLENAYQKALNI from the coding sequence ATGACATCACAAGAGATACGTCAAAAATTTTTAGATTATTTTAAAAGTAAAGACCACCTTATCGTTCCCTCTGCACCTATTGTGTTGAAGGACGACCCTACTCTAATGTTTTCCAACTCCGGAATGACGCAGTTCAAGGATTTTTTCTTAGGTTACAAAGAACCTACGGCTCCAAGAATTGCCGATACACAAAAATGTCTGAGAGTTTCAGGAAAACATAATGACCTGGATGATGTAGGCAGAGATACTTATCACCATACCATGTTTGAAATGTTGGGGAACTGGTCTTTTGGCGACTATTTTAAAAAAGATGCCATTAATTTTTCTTGGGAACTTTTAACGGAAGTTTATGGAATTCCAAAAGAAAACCTGTACGTAACAATTTTTGAAGGGGATTCTTCTGAAAACCTGGAAAGAGATCAGGATGCTTACGATTTCTGGAAATCTCATATTTCTGAAGATAGAATCATCAATGGAAACAAAAAGGATAATTTTTGGGAAATGGGCGAAAGCGGGCCTTGCGGACCTTGTTCAGAAATCCATATAGATCTAAGAACTCCAGAAGAAAAAGCAAAAGTTTCCGGATTAGAATTAGTGAATAACGACCATCCGCAGGTTGTGGAAGTCTGGAATCTGGTTTTCATGGAATTCAACAGAAAAGCAGATGGAACTTTAGAAAAACTGCCTAAACAGCATGTAGATACAGGAATGGGCTTTGAGCGCCTTTGTATGGCTCTGCAGGAGAAATCTTCCAATTATGACACCGATGTTTTCACTCCGTTAATTGCAAAAGTTGAAGAACTTTCAGGAAAAAAATATACCGGAATTTTAGAAGACGAAAAAGATATTGCAATCCGTGTTGTGGTAGACCACATCAGAGCAGTTTCTTTTGCGATTGCAGACGGCCAGCTGCCTTCAAACGGAGGAGCCGGATATGTGATCCGAAGAATTTTAAGAAGAGCAATCTCTTATTCATACCGGTTTTTAGGAATCAAAGAACCTTTCCTTTTTGAATTGGTTGCTGTCCTTAAAAACCAAATGGGAACTTTCTTTCCTGAATTGGAAAAACAGGGGAATCTTGTGACAGAAGTGATTAAAAGTGAAGAAGAATCATTTTTAAAAACGATTGAAAATGGATTAATAAGAGTTGAAAAATTAATACAGCAGACGATCTCTGAAAATTCAAAAGTACTTCCTACAGTAGAGGTATTTGAATTATATGACACGTATGGTTTTCCGGATGACTTAACAAGAATTATCGCTGAAGAAAAAGGGCTGACGATTGATGAAGAAGGTTTCAAGGCTGAAATGGCTAAACAAAAACAGCGTTCTAAAAAAGACTCTGCGTCTAAAGTCTACGACTGGGTAGTTTTGGAAGAAAAACCAGAAGTTTTTGTGGGTTATGATCAATTAGAAGCTGAAACTTATATCACAAGATACCGTAAAGTAGAAAATAAAGACGGAGAATTTTATCAGGTGGTACTGAGTAATTCCCCTTTCTATCCAGAAGGCGGCGGACAAATCGGCGACAAAGGTATTTTAGAAAATGCGGCAGAAAGCTTTGAGGTTTTGGAAACAAAAAAGGAAAACGGATTAATTATTTCTTTAATTAATGGTCTTCCGAAAGATGCAGGAGCAGTTTTCTATGCTAAAGTAAATGCAGCAGATAGAAGAAACTCTCAGGCCAACCACTCTGTAACCCATCTTTTACATGAAGCTTTAAGAGAGGTTCTGGGCACTCACGTTGAGCAGAAAGGTTCTTATGTAGGTCCTGATTATTTACGTTTCGATTTCTCTCATTTCAGTAAAATGACGGAAGAGGAATTAGCTTTAGTTGAAGAAAAGGTAAATCAGAAGATCAAAGAAAGCATTGCTTTACAGGAATTCAGAAATATTCCTATCAAAGAAGCGATCGATAAAGGAGCAATGGCTTTGTTTGGTGAAAAATATGGTGACAGTGTGAGAATGATCCAGTTTGGAAGTTCAAAAGAACTCTGCGGTGGAACTCACGTTAAAAATACCAGTGAAATCGGTCATTTTAAATTAACTTCTGAAAGCTCCGCAGCTGCTGGTATTAGAAGAATTGAGGCTATTTCAGGAGATCAGTCTGAGGAATATTTTAATCATTTAGAAAAACAGTTTACAGAACTTTCTCAATTATTAAAATCAAAAGATATTGTAAGGTCTATTGAGAAATTATTAGAAGAAAACACTTCTTTAAAATCTGAAGTAGAGTCTCTGAAAAAAGAAAAAGCCAAAGGACAGATCAGCGACTGGAAAGATGCTTATGAGGAGAAAGACGGTAAAAAACTATTAGTGAAGAAAACGTCTTTAGATGCAGGTTCTGTAAAAGATATTGTGTTCCAGCTGAAAAAAGATATCCCTTCTTCGGTGACTATTGTTCTTTCTGATGCAGATGGAAAACCAATGATTACTGTTGGAGTTTCTGATGATCTGGCTTCTAGTTATCAGGCCGGAGCTATTATAAAAGAGCTTGCAAAAGAGATTCAAGGCGGCGGAGGCGGAAATCCAGGCTTCGCTACAGCTGGAGGAAAAAATCTTGCAGGATTAGAAAATGCTTACCAAAAAGCTCTGAATATATAA
- the ilvC gene encoding ketol-acid reductoisomerase — translation MAKLNFGGVEENVVTRQEFPLEKAQEVLKNEVVAVIGYGVQGPGQALNQRDNGINVIVGQRKNSKSWDKAVADGFVPGETLFEIEEALKKGTIICYLLSDAAQIEYWPKVKQHLTPGKALYFSHGFGITFNERTGIVPPADVDVFLVAPKGSGTSLRRMFLQNRGLNSSFAVYQDVTGKARDRVIALGIAVGSGYLFETDFKKEVYSDLTGERGTLMGAVQGIFAAQYEVLRKNGHSPSEAFNETVEELTQSLMPLVAENGMDWMYANCSTTAQRGALDWWKRFRDATSPVFEELYNNVASGNEAQLSIDSNSKPDYREKLNAELTELRESEMWQAGKTVRSLRPENN, via the coding sequence ATGGCAAAATTAAATTTCGGAGGAGTTGAAGAGAATGTAGTTACAAGACAGGAATTCCCGTTAGAGAAAGCTCAAGAAGTATTAAAAAATGAAGTAGTAGCAGTTATTGGATATGGAGTACAAGGCCCGGGACAGGCACTTAATCAAAGAGACAACGGAATAAATGTAATTGTAGGCCAGCGTAAGAACTCAAAATCTTGGGATAAAGCTGTGGCAGACGGATTCGTTCCTGGAGAGACATTATTTGAAATAGAAGAAGCCCTGAAAAAAGGAACAATTATCTGTTATCTGCTGAGTGATGCAGCCCAGATAGAGTACTGGCCTAAAGTGAAACAGCATTTAACACCAGGTAAAGCCCTGTATTTTTCCCACGGGTTTGGAATTACATTTAATGAACGTACAGGGATTGTTCCGCCGGCTGATGTAGATGTTTTTCTCGTAGCACCCAAAGGTTCCGGAACATCACTGAGAAGAATGTTTCTGCAGAACAGAGGTCTGAACAGCAGTTTTGCCGTTTATCAGGATGTTACCGGCAAAGCAAGAGACCGTGTAATTGCTTTAGGAATAGCAGTAGGAAGCGGTTATTTATTTGAAACCGATTTTAAAAAAGAAGTATACAGTGATCTTACAGGTGAAAGAGGAACATTGATGGGAGCGGTACAGGGAATATTTGCAGCTCAATATGAAGTCTTGAGAAAAAATGGACACAGCCCTTCCGAAGCGTTCAATGAAACAGTAGAAGAACTTACCCAGTCATTAATGCCTTTAGTAGCAGAAAACGGCATGGACTGGATGTATGCGAACTGCAGTACAACTGCTCAGAGGGGTGCTTTAGACTGGTGGAAACGTTTTAGAGATGCCACTTCTCCAGTATTTGAAGAATTGTATAACAATGTGGCTTCCGGAAATGAAGCGCAGTTATCCATTGACAGCAACAGTAAGCCCGATTATAGAGAAAAGCTGAATGCAGAACTCACAGAGCTTCGGGAAAGTGAAATGTGGCAGGCTGGTAAAACCGTCCGCAGTTTAAGACCAGAAAATAATTAA
- a CDS encoding M20/M25/M40 family metallo-hydrolase gives MKKNYLLSIFTLFIFSFGNAQNYKKPLVSAIKETDLRKDMYELAADQFWGREAGTLDELKVSMWLADKAKEAGMKPAGDNGTFFQFFDMYRHQIIPQSSLKIGDNNLKLWKDFLVAEPVNANIDSEIVYAGNTEPEDLSKLNIKGKILAVNASDKNIDKEMTLFVRRYPGFVRTKYYNKAYESGAKAIIFITDDISEKSWVEVLPQMTRGSYGVEGLREKVTNNIPVLWIKRENADWVKNNPKISLNLITETYKYPSVNIIGKIEGTDPKLKDEYVLLSGHQDHDGIRHPVKNDTIYNGADDNASTCVAMLAMARAYKKQPGKRSILFVFHGAEERGLLGSRWHAAHPVVPKEKIIAVLNGDMIGRNDNNEAALLGGNAPHKNSEELVKMAEDANNESTKFKYLKDWDSPNHAEYFYFRSDHLPYAKLGIPAVFFTSVLHDQYHTPQDESENINYKKLYKMTEWMYRTSWKAANETERPKVIPNFTLER, from the coding sequence ATGAAAAAAAATTATCTTTTATCCATTTTTACTTTGTTCATTTTCAGTTTTGGAAATGCTCAAAATTATAAAAAACCTCTAGTCTCAGCTATCAAAGAAACAGATCTTAGAAAAGATATGTATGAATTGGCGGCAGACCAATTTTGGGGACGTGAAGCGGGAACTCTAGACGAATTGAAAGTTTCCATGTGGCTGGCCGACAAAGCCAAAGAAGCAGGAATGAAACCCGCGGGAGACAACGGAACTTTTTTCCAGTTTTTTGACATGTACAGACATCAGATTATTCCGCAAAGCAGTTTAAAAATTGGAGACAATAATTTAAAATTATGGAAAGATTTTTTAGTGGCGGAACCGGTAAACGCCAATATTGATTCTGAGATTGTATATGCCGGAAATACAGAACCCGAAGATCTATCTAAATTAAATATAAAAGGGAAAATTCTTGCCGTCAACGCTTCCGATAAAAATATTGACAAAGAAATGACTCTTTTTGTAAGAAGATATCCTGGATTTGTAAGAACGAAATATTACAATAAGGCGTATGAATCAGGTGCAAAAGCAATCATCTTTATTACAGATGATATTTCCGAAAAAAGCTGGGTGGAAGTTCTCCCCCAGATGACAAGAGGTTCTTACGGCGTGGAAGGATTAAGGGAAAAGGTAACAAATAATATTCCTGTTTTATGGATAAAACGAGAAAATGCAGATTGGGTAAAAAACAATCCTAAAATTTCATTAAACCTCATCACTGAAACCTATAAATATCCATCGGTAAATATCATCGGTAAAATTGAAGGAACTGATCCAAAATTAAAAGATGAATATGTACTGCTGAGCGGCCATCAGGATCATGACGGAATAAGACATCCCGTAAAAAATGACACGATCTACAATGGAGCGGATGACAATGCAAGTACCTGTGTAGCCATGTTAGCCATGGCCAGAGCTTATAAAAAACAGCCCGGAAAAAGAAGTATTTTATTTGTTTTCCATGGCGCAGAAGAAAGAGGATTATTGGGTTCAAGATGGCATGCCGCGCATCCTGTAGTTCCGAAAGAAAAAATTATTGCTGTTTTAAACGGGGATATGATCGGAAGAAATGATAATAATGAAGCGGCTTTATTAGGCGGTAATGCTCCCCATAAAAATTCTGAGGAATTGGTAAAAATGGCCGAAGACGCCAATAATGAAAGTACAAAATTTAAATATCTGAAAGACTGGGATTCTCCTAATCATGCGGAATATTTCTATTTCAGAAGTGACCATCTTCCTTATGCAAAATTAGGAATTCCTGCGGTATTTTTCACCAGTGTCCTGCACGATCAATACCATACGCCCCAGGATGAATCTGAAAACATTAATTATAAAAAGCTCTATAAAATGACGGAATGGATGTACAGAACTTCTTGGAAAGCAGCCAATGAAACTGAGCGTCCGAAAGTGATCCCTAATTTTACGCTCGAAAGATGA
- the ilvB gene encoding biosynthetic-type acetolactate synthase large subunit has translation MKNRNFKNDKSSLLIGTELSGSQIILETFLQEGVKTIFGYPGGAIIPIYDALYDYKESLEHILVRHEQGAVHAAQGFARASGEVGVVLATSGPGATNLITGLADAMLDSTPVVCITGQVYSHLLGTDAFQEIDVMNITTPVTKWNYQVTDADELSEVLSKAFYIARSGRPGPVVIDITKNAQLQKILYQGYAACNSLRSYQPDPEVQTEPIEKAAELINKAERPFVIVGQGVILGKAEKEFLQFIEKSGIPVAWTILGMSAVPTDHPQAVGMVGMHGNYGPNLLTNECDVLIAVGMRFDDRVTGRLDQYAVQAAIIHLDIDKAEINKNVKAAVPVIGNCRETLPLLTSLVEAKQYTEWHTRFKDCQEIEHINLISEELSPSNGDITMGEVIKYLNELTEGNAVIVTDVGQHQMVACRYAHFNYSKSNITSGGLGTMGFCLPAAIGASYGTDRQIIAVMGDGGAQMNIQELGTVMQYQPNIKILILNNCFLGMVRQWQELFHNERYSFVDIQSPDFVQVAKGYGISGKKVVQREDLKESIHEMLHTEGAYLLEIMVEKEYNVFPMVPQGKSVSEIVLTNNKI, from the coding sequence ATGAAGAACCGAAATTTCAAAAATGACAAAAGCAGCCTGCTAATAGGAACGGAGCTCAGTGGAAGCCAGATCATCCTCGAAACCTTTCTGCAGGAAGGCGTAAAAACGATATTTGGCTACCCGGGAGGAGCTATTATACCGATATATGATGCTCTTTATGACTACAAAGAAAGCTTAGAACATATACTCGTACGCCATGAGCAGGGGGCTGTACACGCTGCTCAGGGCTTTGCAAGAGCATCGGGAGAAGTGGGTGTTGTATTGGCTACAAGCGGTCCCGGAGCCACCAACCTTATTACAGGTCTGGCTGACGCCATGCTGGACAGCACACCGGTTGTATGCATTACGGGGCAGGTATATTCCCACCTTTTAGGAACAGATGCTTTTCAGGAAATAGATGTTATGAATATTACCACTCCTGTTACCAAATGGAACTATCAGGTTACCGATGCAGATGAGCTTTCTGAAGTCTTATCCAAAGCATTTTATATTGCCCGATCCGGCAGACCGGGGCCTGTAGTTATTGATATAACGAAAAATGCCCAGCTGCAGAAAATTTTATACCAGGGCTATGCAGCTTGTAATTCCCTGAGAAGCTACCAGCCCGATCCTGAGGTGCAGACAGAACCGATTGAAAAAGCAGCGGAACTGATCAACAAAGCAGAACGCCCGTTTGTAATCGTAGGGCAGGGAGTGATCCTGGGAAAGGCCGAAAAGGAATTTTTACAGTTTATTGAAAAGTCCGGAATTCCTGTTGCATGGACTATTTTAGGAATGAGTGCTGTGCCTACAGATCATCCGCAGGCGGTAGGAATGGTAGGAATGCACGGCAATTACGGTCCTAATCTTCTTACCAACGAGTGTGATGTTCTCATTGCAGTAGGAATGCGTTTTGACGACCGCGTTACCGGAAGGCTTGACCAATACGCTGTACAGGCAGCGATTATTCACCTTGATATCGATAAAGCTGAAATAAATAAAAATGTAAAAGCTGCCGTGCCTGTAATAGGAAACTGCAGAGAAACACTGCCTCTGCTTACTTCATTGGTGGAAGCTAAACAATATACTGAATGGCATACAAGGTTTAAAGATTGTCAGGAAATAGAACACATTAATTTAATAAGCGAAGAACTGAGCCCGTCAAATGGAGATATTACAATGGGAGAAGTGATAAAATACCTTAACGAATTAACTGAAGGAAATGCAGTCATTGTAACCGATGTCGGACAGCATCAAATGGTAGCCTGCAGGTATGCTCATTTTAACTACTCTAAAAGTAATATTACCAGCGGCGGACTTGGAACAATGGGATTTTGTCTTCCTGCAGCGATAGGAGCATCCTATGGAACAGACCGGCAGATCATTGCTGTGATGGGAGATGGCGGAGCCCAAATGAATATACAGGAACTGGGGACGGTGATGCAGTATCAACCCAACATAAAAATTTTAATTCTTAATAACTGCTTTCTGGGAATGGTAAGGCAGTGGCAGGAATTATTCCATAATGAAAGATACTCTTTTGTAGATATCCAGAGCCCTGATTTTGTACAGGTAGCTAAGGGGTACGGGATATCAGGCAAAAAAGTAGTACAGAGAGAAGATTTAAAAGAATCTATTCATGAAATGCTGCACACTGAAGGCGCCTATCTTCTGGAGATCATGGTAGAGAAAGAGTACAATGTTTTTCCAATGGTTCCTCAGGGTAAAAGCGTATCGGAAATCGTTTTAACAAATAATAAAATTTAA
- the ilvA gene encoding threonine ammonia-lyase IlvA — protein MMKETCSLLTLDNINKAAGRLKNVSVRTPLSVNNNLSAVYNSNINFKREDLQRVRSYKIRGAYNKMASLSKENLSKGVVCASAGNHAQGVAFACSAMKTKGTIFMPLPTPGQKLEQVKMFGGTYVDVVLCGDTFDEAKDAALEFCETNEGIFIHPFDDPAIIEGQATVALEILEQSGRPVDYLFLPIGGGGLAAGVCSVFQTLSPKTKIIGAEPSGAASMTRAMEQGRPVHLEKISRFVDGAAVQKVGDLTFAVCQNVLHDVVAIDEGMICETILSLYNKDAVVVEPAGALSVAALEKYKDEIQGKNVVCIISGSNNDITRMEEIKEKALLYAGLKHYFLVKFAQRPGALKSFVIDVLGPNDDITSFEYTKKNSKEKGIAVVGILLKKNDDFKPLLDKMKKYDFFVKYLNNDPSLMHLLT, from the coding sequence ATGATGAAAGAAACCTGCTCATTACTTACTTTAGATAATATAAACAAGGCTGCTGGGAGACTCAAAAATGTAAGTGTGAGGACACCGCTGTCAGTCAATAACAATTTATCGGCTGTTTATAATTCCAATATTAATTTTAAAAGAGAAGATCTGCAGCGGGTAAGATCTTACAAAATCAGAGGTGCTTATAATAAAATGGCCTCATTGTCTAAAGAAAATCTTTCCAAAGGAGTGGTTTGCGCCAGTGCAGGAAATCATGCACAGGGAGTCGCATTTGCATGCAGTGCTATGAAAACGAAAGGAACTATATTTATGCCGCTGCCTACCCCCGGACAAAAATTAGAACAGGTCAAAATGTTTGGTGGAACTTACGTGGATGTAGTGCTCTGCGGAGATACCTTTGATGAAGCTAAAGATGCTGCACTGGAATTTTGTGAAACCAATGAAGGAATATTTATTCATCCGTTTGATGATCCTGCTATTATTGAAGGGCAGGCCACAGTAGCATTGGAAATACTGGAACAATCAGGAAGACCGGTTGATTATCTTTTTTTACCTATTGGAGGCGGAGGATTAGCAGCCGGAGTCTGCAGTGTCTTTCAAACGCTTTCTCCGAAAACCAAAATTATAGGAGCAGAGCCGTCCGGAGCAGCAAGCATGACAAGGGCAATGGAGCAGGGAAGACCTGTTCATCTTGAAAAAATAAGCCGTTTTGTAGATGGGGCTGCTGTACAGAAAGTAGGGGATCTTACCTTTGCTGTCTGTCAGAATGTTTTACATGATGTGGTTGCTATTGATGAAGGAATGATCTGTGAGACAATACTTTCATTGTATAATAAAGATGCTGTTGTAGTAGAACCTGCCGGCGCCTTATCTGTCGCCGCTTTAGAAAAATACAAAGACGAAATACAAGGGAAAAATGTTGTGTGCATTATCAGCGGCAGCAATAATGATATTACCAGGATGGAAGAAATAAAAGAAAAGGCACTCCTCTATGCAGGGTTGAAACACTATTTTTTAGTGAAATTCGCGCAGCGTCCTGGTGCATTGAAATCTTTTGTAATAGATGTTTTAGGTCCAAATGATGACATCACAAGCTTTGAGTACACCAAGAAAAACTCAAAAGAAAAAGGAATCGCAGTAGTCGGAATTTTATTGAAAAAAAATGATGATTTTAAACCGCTGCTGGATAAAATGAAAAAATATGATTTTTTTGTTAAGTATCTGAATAATGATCCTTCATTAATGCATCTTTTGACTTAA
- the ilvD gene encoding dihydroxy-acid dehydratase: MLNKYSKTFTQNSEQPAAKAMLYGIGFTDEDMQKAQVGIASMGYDGNTCNMHLNDLAQIVKKGTWEQGLAGLVFNTIGVSDGMSNGTDGMRYSLVSRDVIADSIEAICGAQYYDGLIALPGCDKNMPGTVMAMGRLNRPSIMVYGGTIAPGCYKGNHLNIVSAFEALGQKIAGEISEEDFNGVIKNSCPGAGACGGMYTANTMASAIEALGMSLPYSSSNPATSAEKEKECLEAGKYLKELLEKDIKPSDIMTRKAFENALRIIIVLGGSTNAVLHFIAMAKSVDVVVTQDDFQKMSDVTPVLADLKPSGKYLMQDLHEHGGIPAVMKYLLNEGLLHGDCLTVTGKTLSENLKEVPSLDFSKQKIIRPVSDPVKTTGHIRILYGNLAEKGSVAKISGKEGEKFVGKARVFDGEKNLVEGIRNGGVKHGDVIVIRNEGPKGAPGMPEMLKPTSALIGAGFGNSVALITDGRFSGGTHGFVVGHITPEAQEGGLIAFVEDDDLIEIDAVNNTIELHVSDAEIEIRKQGWVKPPLKVTKGLLYKYALAVSSAAEGCVTDEIQNN, encoded by the coding sequence ATGTTAAATAAATATTCAAAAACCTTTACTCAAAACAGTGAACAGCCGGCCGCAAAAGCAATGCTGTACGGAATAGGATTTACGGATGAGGATATGCAGAAAGCACAGGTGGGAATTGCCAGTATGGGATATGATGGAAACACCTGCAATATGCACCTTAATGATCTGGCACAGATCGTCAAAAAAGGAACTTGGGAGCAGGGGCTTGCCGGTTTAGTATTCAACACGATCGGAGTAAGTGACGGAATGAGCAACGGAACAGACGGTATGCGGTATTCATTAGTCAGCCGCGATGTAATTGCAGACAGTATTGAAGCGATATGCGGTGCGCAGTATTACGACGGGCTCATCGCGTTGCCCGGGTGTGATAAAAATATGCCGGGAACTGTCATGGCAATGGGCAGATTAAACAGGCCTTCAATAATGGTATATGGAGGAACTATTGCTCCAGGATGTTATAAAGGAAACCATCTGAATATAGTTTCCGCTTTTGAAGCATTGGGACAAAAAATAGCAGGAGAGATTTCGGAAGAAGATTTTAACGGGGTGATCAAAAATTCTTGTCCCGGAGCAGGAGCCTGCGGAGGGATGTATACTGCAAACACAATGGCTTCTGCGATAGAAGCTTTAGGAATGAGCCTGCCTTATTCATCTTCAAACCCAGCAACCAGTGCAGAAAAAGAAAAGGAATGTCTGGAGGCCGGAAAATATTTAAAAGAATTATTAGAAAAAGATATTAAACCTTCAGACATAATGACGCGCAAAGCATTTGAGAATGCACTCCGTATTATCATTGTATTGGGTGGAAGTACCAATGCTGTTCTTCATTTTATTGCGATGGCAAAAAGTGTAGATGTTGTTGTAACACAGGATGATTTCCAAAAAATGAGTGATGTCACTCCTGTCTTGGCAGATCTAAAACCGAGCGGAAAATACCTGATGCAGGATCTTCATGAGCATGGAGGAATACCGGCAGTAATGAAATATCTCTTGAATGAAGGGCTGCTGCATGGTGACTGTCTTACGGTTACTGGTAAAACATTATCCGAAAATTTAAAAGAGGTACCGAGTCTTGATTTCTCAAAACAAAAAATTATAAGACCTGTTTCCGATCCTGTAAAGACAACCGGACACATCAGAATATTATATGGAAACCTTGCAGAGAAAGGCAGTGTAGCCAAAATAAGCGGGAAAGAAGGGGAAAAGTTTGTGGGAAAGGCAAGAGTATTTGATGGAGAAAAGAATTTGGTTGAAGGTATTCGGAACGGCGGCGTAAAGCACGGCGATGTAATAGTCATCAGAAATGAAGGACCAAAAGGCGCCCCTGGAATGCCCGAAATGCTGAAGCCTACCAGTGCTTTAATCGGAGCCGGTTTTGGAAACAGCGTTGCATTGATTACTGATGGAAGGTTCAGCGGAGGAACTCATGGTTTTGTAGTGGGACATATTACTCCTGAAGCTCAGGAAGGCGGGCTGATAGCTTTTGTAGAAGATGATGACCTCATTGAAATAGATGCAGTAAATAATACAATAGAACTGCATGTCTCTGATGCAGAAATTGAAATCAGAAAACAGGGCTGGGTAAAACCTCCGTTGAAAGTTACAAAAGGGCTGCTGTATAAATATGCTTTAGCAGTTTCTTCCGCGGCAGAAGGCTGTGTAACAGATGAAATACAAAATAATTAA